The region cacagaacagtttgggttgaagggaccttcccagctccccagtgccccccctgccatggaagggacatcttcaccagctcaggttgctcagagccccgtccagcctggcctgggatgtctccagggatggttcatctaccacctctctgggcagcctaaCCCATGCAGAAGCTCTAACACCTTCCAGGAAGATTGGAAGTCTGTTTAACATGCTGGAGCTCCTGGGAAGCACCAGACAGGCCTCTGGAAGTGCATGGCAAGATGTTCTACACACATGTGTTAAATGCAACACACCGCGGCGGTCCTGGTTTTACTACGTGTATAATGGAAAGCATATGGGCACGTTTCATGTCTGGAAGTGGAAAGGTAAGAAGCctccagaatcacagaatcaactgggttggaaaagacctcagagatcatcgagtccaacccttggtccaactctagtcccgtttactagatcatggcactaagtgccatgtcccatctcagtttaaaaacctccaggacggtgagtccagcacctccctgggcagccattccaatgcctgaccactctctctgtaaagaatttctttctaatatccagcctaaatttcccctggcagagtttaagcccatgcccccttgtcctattgctgactgcctgggagaagttGAGGATGGTCTCCAGGCATTGACTTTGTGCTGAAAACCCACCACATTGAGACACCTGAGGAGCAGGAGAGACCCATCCCTGTCTTGCCAAAGCTCCGGGAACTCCCCATTTTCCCACGTGGCGCGACTGATCACAACTACTATTCCTGCAGTCCCCAGCTGGAAGCTCATTCTAGTGTGAATAGGGGCTCGCTGGTAATTACGCCTTCCAAAGAATCAGTTATTTTTCCCTCCTAGTGAGAACATTAGCTCTGTAATTAGAAGAGGCAGCTCAAAAACCCCACATCCTGCCAGGAGGACCTCAGGAAGGAGAAGAGCAACATGTCCTTGCCTTTTGTCATGCTGCAGCTGACGAGCAGCCCGTGGGTGACACTGGTCACGACTTCACGCCCACACTCTGTAAATGAAACCGTTCCTTGAACAGTTGGGACCACAGATAAAAACAGGGAGCTGATTAATTTCTAGCCAGGAGATTCAGGAGCTTCCAACCAGCCAACAGGTTGACCCGCTTGGCTCTTGGAGGTAAAGCCTTCTCCACCTCAAAGGAAACCAGGCTTCATACGATTTCCTAGTCTCTTGGATAGGAAAAATTTGCTGCTCCAGGCTGCCCCTGATGATCTGGGTCGAAACTGCCCCCATTCCCCAGTTCAAAGGGGAGATCTCCTGCTCCACCATCAGCCTTTTCACAATTACTTGTAGATCAAGCCCAAGAACCCGCCCGGCTCGCTCTGGGAGGTGAAGGTGTCCAAGGAGAATGCCCCAAGGAGGTGGTTGTTAAAGATTAAACGGAGATATCTTCCGGAAAGGTGAGGAAAGGTGAGCTGCGAACTGCTCAGCGACTCTGGCGAACACAACGGGTCGTGCGCCAGAgctggctccagcagctcctttgGCTCTGCCCCTGCAAAACGCTGCAGAAACGTCCAGTCTCGGTGGCTACGGGGTGACGGTGCGATGGGGTGAGATGCTGTGGAACTGCTCTGATGGAGGTGGACAGGCTGTGCACGTTCTGCCAGCGAAGAACAAGCGGCTGGAGGTTCCTGGCTCCGTTCCACTTCCAGTCGTTTTACTAACTGATTTTCCCACCTCCCGCGCCCACAGGACGCCCCTCGATGCACCTCACCCCCTGTCACCTGCCTCTGCAGCCTCAGCGAAGCGGTGACAGGGAGGTGACACCACCGGGGGTCCTCAGGGCACAGGGAACTAAACCCACCGCTCTGGTTTTGATGAGTTTTAATGGAGCTCTCACCTGGGTATGAAGAGAACAAGCAGTAAACTGTAAACTGACTCATTCCTGGAGGGCGGGTGCTTCTGGGCGGCCCTGAATTATTATCACCACACCGTATCAGTTTCTCACATCTGGGTAGATTATCGGGGTTTCTAAAAGTCCAGCTTTAACCCTTGCTCATTTTACGCCTGTTTAAATTGCAGAGGTATTGGAAGAAGGGACTGAGGAgctaaatgaaagaaaaaattagaaaggcTGCTTATCTTGCTTTTATTATGGAAAGAACACAGAGagaagaaacggcctcaagttgtgtcagggaaggtttaggtcGGATATTGGGAATAATTTCCTcgcagaaagggctgtggggcactggaacaggctgcccagggcagtggtggcgccaccatccctggagggttggacaggggtacagatgaggttctcaggacacggggcagtgacAGTGTTGAGTTAACGATCGGACtttatgatcttaaaggtcttttccaatcaaaccGATCGCTGCCCCGCCCGCCCCTACCAAGATGGCGGCCGCGCCGCTCGGCGGCCCCTCCGCCCTCACCAAGatggcgggcggggcggggtcCCTCGCTGCCGCCCCGGAAGCGGTTCTCGGGCGGCGCCTTCCGGCCCAGCATGGCGGAGGGACCCGGGGAGGGCCCGCGGCTGGCGGAGCTGCTTGAGACCGGCCGGCGGCTCTGGGAGGAGCTGGACAGCGGCACCGAGCCGTCCTCGGGGGCCCCGGCCGTGCAGGACAAGGTGCGGCAGGGGCTGGAGGCGCTGCGGCAGGCCGAGGCCATGGTGGCGCAGCTGGACCTGTTCAGGTGAGCGGAGGAacgcgccgggccgggcctgAGCCGGCTGGAGTGGGACCGGGGGGACCCGTCTCTCCACAGGAGAGACCTGGAGGGGATGGAGCGAaaggaacggagctggtgagaggctggagcacaagtgtgatggagcggccgagggacctggggggttcagctggagaacaggagctgaggggagaccttctgatctctgaactgcctgaaaggagcttggagccaggggggtcgggctctgctccccaggaacaagcgccaggagcagaggaaacggcctcaagttgcgccaggggaggttgaggttggatgtgggaacaatttcttccccaaagggctgtggggcattggaacaggctgcccagggcagtgctggagtcaccagccctggagggctggacagacggacatgaggttctcaggacatggggcagtgccagcgTTGAACTTGATGGTGttgagggcctcttccaaccaaaacggtCTATGATTGTATCTCATCTCTCCCCTTGCAGCGAGaatgaggagctggaggagatcGCTTCGGCTGACCTGAAGTTCTTGCCGCTGCCCGCCTTGCTGGGGGCTCTGACGCTGAAGCAGGTCGACTTGAACAAGAGGCTGGAGCACCTGGAGAGCGCTCGCACCCACTTCTGGCGTTTCCTCAAGCTCTGCAGCAGCTATGGGCTGGGCAGCTTCCAGCTgccccccgccagccccccgGGAGAGCAGGACACGGGGAGCCCGGCCCCGGGCGGCCCTGCTGCCGCCCAGCACAGCCTGGTGGCCATGGCGTCCAGCAGACAAGCCAAGATCGAGAGGTAGGGTTTCGCTTGGCGGTGCTTAAAGGCTTTTTGTAATTGGTGTAAAAGAAGCTGAGAGCCTCAGGCAGCGCGAGATTGTGCAGAGGAGGGCTGTCAGGAAAGAGCTGCTTCCCCTGGCGGTGGAATATTCTGATTGTTAAACATCCATTTTAAGATCCGCATTGCGTGTTGCTTAACGGTGTTGGATGGCGCACAGGCTGCGTTTGTGTCTTTGGCATCTGGTCTTTGAAGAACTGCACAAGAGCTCTTACAATTAGTTCTTTAATCTGCCAGCAGTGTAAAGCCACAGCCCCCCCGCCTGCCACTGTGAGTATGGGATAATTAAACAAGAGATGGTGCCTGTTTGTTGTGTTGTAGCTGGAGATTTTGCCATCAAGTTGTTGCCTATTGCGGTAGCACAGAAAGGCCGCAGCTGGGCTGGAGAGCTGTTTAAATTGCACAGATACAAAAATATTACTTGTATTCTAGAGGGTAACCTGAGTTAGATGGGTTTGGGATACAGGGATGCACAGGGGTCATTGGGACCAGCGCAGCAAAGCTGGTTAAGATGCGGGTTTTGGGTTCTTGTGGAGCGGGTGtgggtgggtttggtttttagaATGGCTCTTGTGCTCCCCTGGTCCTCTCGGCTCCCATGGGTTTCTAATCCTGGGCTCCCACTGCTGCTCTTCACTGAAGCGGGGGCACAAGGATTTCAGCTGCGGGTGTGATATCTGTTCTGCCCTGCGTCTCTTAACTAATTCCTaaaaaggtcaaaaaaaaaatcggGAAAGCCCAAATCGTATTAAAAAACCaacctgcacacacacaaccaCCCGAGACACAAACTGGAAAAATGCCTTAATGTGGCTTTTAAGCAGCTTCTTGGTATGTTGGTGTCATATAGGAACAACTCGAAATAGCTGTTATATTGGTGTTCCCACTGAAGGAGCTGGTGAGTTTAAGTCCTGTGTTCTCCAGATTAATGCTGCCAGGCTTGCCTCATTTCACATGGGAGGCTTAATTGTCAAGGATTGCTCAGCttttagcagaagaaaagaataattgAGAGGCACTTCTAAATTTGAACTGTCATCTTTAAGCTGCTTTTAGCAGACAGGAGCCACTTAAATTACAACAGTAAACATCAGAACCTCCCTTTTTgtattcagttttctttttaaacacatgGAAGTGTGTTAAACCTCTTACAAAGTGTAGTAAAGATACTGGTTAATGTTTACCTTTGAGTTGACAGATGATGGGGAAGAtgggaataaaatattttgtatatgtATAACACTGCATTTTGAAAGCCTTTTTCTGAGCAGATTGGAACTCTTCTGATTGACATAGTTTTTATTGGTCAAATCCTTGTAAGTCTCTGCTTTACTTCTCAGGGCTTTTACTCGGTGGATCCTCCTCGCACAAGGAGATTAGTCCTGGACGCTTGGTGAATGTCTGGATTTTCATCCCCTAATGAGCACCGCTCAGCAATCGCTCTCTGCAAAGCAATTAAAAGGAGATTGGGGCAGGAGGTGGCTCTTTAGCTACATTGGTTGAATTTCAATAAATAGGAAATGGTTTCTTTTAGAGAACGCTGTGTTAGAAAAAGTTTACTTAAATGAtcttgttttgttctctttgaGACAGGTACAAGCAGAAGaaggagctggagaacaggTTGGCCTCCCTGAGAAGCTTTGTGGAGGGCGGGCAAGCAGACGAGGATCAGATACGGGAATTTTACACCCTACAAATCCGGAAATGGATCAACACCAGCCTTGAGGAAATTGAAAGTATTGACCAAGAAATGGTCATCCTGAGGAGCAGAGGGAGCACAAAGCAGGTGCGAGACATCTCCTGCAACAGCGGTCCTGCGGGCGCTTGGAGCCCAGAGCAATCCACTACCGGGGTCTCATTAGTATTGTCTGGGAGTTGAAACTGGGCTCAACCACAGCCCAAGCAGGTGGGGTTTGGTTTAATTTGGAACAGGCACTGGTCTGGTTTTCGGGTGAGTCACTGCCTGGAGCTGCCTTATGTTCTGGACGGTCATGGCTGAGTCTGATTTTGGAACCGCTCTGCGTGTGGGGGCTTTTCTCCACCGTGCTGGGTCCTGCCAGACCCCCAACTCTAAAGAACTAAGGACATTTGTAAATTAAAAGGTGACCCTTGTCACTTTTTAAAACCTATTCTCTGGTCTACAAAGAGTCCAGATGTTACAGAAATAAACGCCCGTTCTGAACATGGAAAGCTTCTCATTGACGGGCAGTTCCTGTGGAGAATGGTGTTTCTGGGCTGTGCGTTACTCACCTGAAGTGTCTAGAGATAAAGTCATAACGTGCTGACACAGGCCGTAGCGCGGCGTTGTTGGCACGGCTGGTTTGTGCCCTTCGTTGGCGCTGCAGAGCTCTGCCGTGCCCTGGGTGATATTTGTGTTCGGGAATGATGGGCTGTACGTGCTGCAGAATGTTCTGCACACTGGGGATATAAACTGTATTTCCTGCTTCGATGGGAGCTGATCTGGTTTCTGCGTTGGCCGGAACAGGTGTAACAAAGGCACAAAGAGAGGTGATTGGTAGGAGCTCGCAGGTGGAGTTTAAACTAGAGTAAGAGCAGAGTTTTCGCTCTTGGGACGTCGCTCTGGCAGCAGAGGCGTTTCCCTTCTACAAAACCTTCAATAACTTGCTGGGGGTGGGGAGCAGAGAAGGGGCGTCTCACCTCCACCGCTGTCTGGTGACTATTTTTGCATCTTCAGCCATCAGCACCACCACACGGGACGTCTCGGCCGCCCAGGACTCCGCTGAAACCGTTCATTCTTACCCGGGATGCTGCTCAGGCCAAGTATGTTGGTTTTCTGATTATTTAGACACAGCACGAGGCAGCACTTTGTTCTCATCTCCTAAAATACTCTTTCAAATGTAGAAAACCAGTTGTTACCTTCGGACAGGTGGCACATTGAGGTGGCACATGTTGTGCACCTGGCCGGGGGGTTTGGGGAAAGTCTGatgcatttcttctgctttctgtcgTTTTGTTTGTTCCCAGCCCGCTGCAGTGTCTTGCTTGACACTGTTTCCTCCTTTTTGGGGTGGGGGCAGAAGAGGAGATGGGATTAAGCAAATCTTGCTGTGTTGGTTTTTAGGCCACGTGCTTGCTGTTTGGTGCACTGTGGAGAAACGAGGCTTATCTGCCCCTCTAACCTCCGCCTGATGAAACAGGAGTGTTCTTTGCTGTTAAAATAAGAACCTGGCAGTGACAAGCACACGTGGTCTCTTCATCTGGAACTCTGGAAGATTTCAGTGAATTCAAATAAATGATCTTAGGGCCCAGGAAGATGTGATACCTGCCAGGGAGTCATCAGCCGCAATCCTACGGGTTTTAACTGTCAGGCTTTCGCTAGGGAATCGAGATTATAACCCCTTGTGGCACCATGAGATTCTTGCAAGGAAGATGGCAGGAAGGCCCACAAAACGGGATAGAAACCAGATCTCATGTCATGCTTGTGCCATTATTTGCCCTGAGCCCTGTGTATATTTATTCAGCAAGCCGTGTCTGATTCCCAGGGCCCTCCTTGGTGAGCTGTGCCAGCACAGAGCGTTCTTCTGCGGGCTGGAGGAGCGATTCAAGGTCTTTGGACTAGAACAGCCCCCACCTCCCTCCGTAACCAGCAGGATGAACTCTTTAAATGCCATTACAGGCAGGTCACACATCTCTTGCTGATGGCCCAGGCTGTAGAAATGTGTTTGTTCTCAAGCTCTCCTTGATAACATGCCTTATATCGTACCAGCTGGAGCATGGAGCAGTTCTGTGTGTTGTCTGTGTTTCTGCTCAGTTGTAGCGATGCAAAGCGCCGcctttgtctgtctgtccctgcagggTGTTTGGTGCCGGCTACCCCGGCCTGCCCACCATGACTGTGGACGACTGGTACGAGCAGCGCAGGCGCCAGGGTGTCGTGTCGGCCCAGAGCGCGCCCCACGGAGCCCCAGGTACCGACCGCGGAGCAGAGCTCGGGACCGAGAATTCGGGAAGTCTCTTGAGCACGAGGGTGAACTGGGATGTGTTTGGGGTGCAACACACCCGCTGGCTGAGGAGGAGTAAGAGCTGACTTAAACTGTGAGAATAACTGGATTGCTAGGCTGCTCTTTGGTAATCCCAGCTTTTTGTCTAGGCTGGCTTCTGTTTGAGCCCGTGACTAGTGATCCTCCTTGGCCTTACTGCCCCTcgctccttttctccagcagGTATCACTGATGaagagctgcagaagcagcagcaggagaaaaaagaggaggaggatgatgagGAAGCTCTTCAGAAAGCCCGGAACTGGGATGACTGGAAGGATACGCACCCCAGAGGCTACGGCAACCGGCAGAACATGGGCTGACGTTCTCGCTGCAGAGGGAGCGGGGCCTGGAAATCCTGTCAGAATCGCCCGTGTCCTGGAGATAGAGGAGTAAATCCACTGTACATACGCGGAGGTGTCCGGGGCTTTtctgggaggtgctggagcCAGAGGAGTAAACAGGCCAGTTTGCTTTGGTTCGCATTAAATGTCAGCCTGGGCGCGCTGGTCACGTACAGCGATAGCGCGGTGCTTTCCGAGGGGTCaggctgcctctgctctgcagtCGGAGGGAGTCCTTGAAAGAAAAGTACACGGATTTGGAAACCGCTCTTTGTATTGTGGGtggatgtatttattttattttttcctctatatTTTAAGCAGAATAAAATCTGTTGTGCCACCTTGTTATTGCTGTAAAAATCCCTTGCTCTTTGTCCTGGGCTCTTCAGCAACCAGGGGAGctgaaaataggaaataaatagCCATTTGTTTTTTTGGCCGAGGCTCCTGAACGCCCTGAGCGGGGACACCGAAGCGTTTGGGTTGTTTGTGTTAAGGAGATCAGGTATTTCGAGGGCGACATCGTGAAGTGCTGATACTACACATAGTACAAATGCCTTGATAGAAATATTTGGGCTTTTGCTCAGCGTCAGGTGGGCTCTGCGTGGCTATAAAAAGCAAATGAGGCATTGCTGCTCCTTGCAGCGCGTTACCTGGAGCAGCCACGCGCGTTTCACCATCTGTGATTGGGCGCAGTCGGGTTTGTCAGCAGAATGCTCCTGTACCTCTGGGGACAGTGGGATTCTGAAagaatttggggtttttgcttccttttagTGTGATTCAGGCTCATCTGAGGGGCCAGTCAGTCTGCGGGAGATGTTGGACATTTAAACACGGCAATCTCGGCTCCTCTGAACTCgtgcagccctggggagccGTACCCTGCGGTGAGCGCTGCCACGCTTGCTGGAGCCTGAGTCTCTACAAAAGCAGATTATGGGCTTCTGTGGGTTCCAGAGCTCTcctgcaaaacacatttttttatgtTAATGGCACATGGAGTCCTACATGTCTATTTATCCCTTTCCTATGTATGACGTTAGCCGGCTCTTCTAGCAAGTGCTTCTGGAGAGGTTCATCCTGAGAAGTAGCTGTGGATTTCTACCGTTTCTTTAGCTGTTGGCCTGAAGCCCCATCTCAGGGCTGTTTCTGCTACTTTTGCACTGCTCTTGTTTCCTTTCCTCATTCCCCCCCCAGtcctctccaggcagcagggggtgagctggcagggctggctgaCCCTGGCGTCCCTCCGAGGGGACGGTGCCGGACTGGGACCTGTTCCTGCGCCGCGGGAGCTTCGGGATGACGTTTTCGGGCGGCTCTGGCGGGGAGTCACACTGGCAGAGCATGACAGCGGTTTGTGAAATACCAGACGGTTCCATTCCCGGGGGAAGGCGGCTCCGGCCGAGCCCCCGCGGCGCGGGCAGCGGGGACGTTCCGCAGAGCCGCAGCCGCCCCTCGCACCAGCAGCTCTTCATCACTCAGCgtccctcctcatcctccccagcaccaccagctctTCTGGGGCCGGAGCGGCTCCACTCCCGCAGCGGCTGGTTTACCTTGGATCAGCTGGTTAAAGCAGCTCCGGGATTTCCAAACTCGCCTTTTAACCTGCTGAACCGGGGTCTGGCGCAGAACTCACCACCATGAAAACGATTATTGCAGCCTGTTCCCAAAACCTGAGCGGTAAGCTATTTCCCAAGCGTGTTTGAACGGTTTCTGATGCTCTTACGACGTGAGGAGCTGGTCAGACAATTAGTGGTTTTTTGTCATTAGTGCTCAGGGGAAAGGGAGGCGTTGGCAGCGATTTGGGGTTAGCAGCACCAGAGGAAAACATACAGTTGCTCAACAGGAATGAAATTTCTGACAATGCGTTTGATAACGTTACTCCTGCAAAATGCTCCAGACTGCTGCAAATTCCCCCTCGTTTTTCCTCGTTGCCCCAGGCCGCAGAGTCCAAATTTCTGGGTTTGAAGCGGCTCCTGTGGCCACGGACGGGGCTGGCAGCGCAGCCCCTGGGGCTTCTCCGTTTTCTGTCTGTGGTCTGGGCATTGGTGGAGCGCTTGGCGGGGAGATagaaaaaggaactgaaaaaagCAACTGGTAGGCACAGATGTGCCAGGCGGAGCTCTGCACCTTCactggaataaagaaaaaggggCTTTGGAAAGTTGGTAACACCAGGAAAGAGCTGA is a window of Columba livia isolate bColLiv1 breed racing homer chromosome 12, bColLiv1.pat.W.v2, whole genome shotgun sequence DNA encoding:
- the IGBP1 gene encoding immunoglobulin-binding protein 1 isoform X1; the protein is MAEGPGEGPRLAELLETGRRLWEELDSGTEPSSGAPAVQDKVRQGLEALRQAEAMVAQLDLFSENEELEEIASADLKFLPLPALLGALTLKQVDLNKRLEHLESARTHFWRFLKLCSSYGLGSFQLPPASPPGEQDTGSPAPGGPAAAQHSLVAMASSRQAKIERYKQKKELENRLASLRSFVEGGQADEDQIREFYTLQIRKWINTSLEEIESIDQEMVILRSRGSTKQPSAPPHGTSRPPRTPLKPFILTRDAAQAKVFGAGYPGLPTMTVDDWYEQRRRQGVVSAQSAPHGAPAGITDEELQKQQQEKKEEEDDEEALQKARNWDDWKDTHPRGYGNRQNMG
- the IGBP1 gene encoding immunoglobulin-binding protein 1 isoform X2, which translates into the protein MAEGPGEGPRLAELLETGRRLWEELDSGTEPSSGAPAVQDKVRQGLEALRQAEAMVAQLDLFSENEELEEIASADLKFLPLPALLGALTLKQVDLNKRLEHLESARTHFWRFLKLCSSYGLGSFQLPPASPPGEQDTGSPAPGGPAAAQHSLVAMASSRQAKIERYKQKKELENRLASLRSFVEGGQADEDQIREFYTLQIRKWINTSLEEIESIDQEMVILRSRGSTKQPSAPPHGTSRPPRTPLKPFILTRDAAQAKVFGAGYPGLPTMTVDDWYEQRRRQGVVSAQSAPHGAPGITDEELQKQQQEKKEEEDDEEALQKARNWDDWKDTHPRGYGNRQNMG